The genomic region CATACACCATTCATGTACAAAAAACGATACGAGTCTATAACCAATTTTTCATCGAGTTTATTGAGGCTACTGTGCACTTTGAACTCTGCACGACTCATGCATCTTCAATCATGTACGTGTAGCTAACTGAACCTGAATCAAATTCACACTCTTTAAAATTAGTACTAAATGAACATACCTGTTCTCTTCATTACATATCAGTGTAGCCGATATCAGCACACATAGACAAAAGGGTGTTATAGAGAATTACATTCAACTCCATTCCCTTCTCCTTCATCTCCTTGGCAAAGAGCCCTTGCTGATCATCTCTCGGTAAATTTTCTTGGCCTGCCAAGGCCTCTTAGCTCTTCCCATAGAATCCAACAAAGTATTATAAATAACCATGTTCGGCTTAACCCAAATTGCCTTCATTTCCTCGTAAACTTTCAAGCACCCATCATAATTCCCTGATTGCCCGTGAATCTTAATCAACGTTGCAAATGTCACTGGATCAATGCGCCATTTCTCTGTCCTAGCGCAGTCATACAAGCTAAAAGCCTTGTCAACATTACCGGCACGGCCATATGCATCGATCATAGCCGAATAGGTAACATCATCAGGACTACACCCGTAACTAGGCATCTTCTCAAACCACTCCACAGCCTTATCAGGCAGATAACACATCCTAGCACAGCTAATCATAGTCGAAAACGTAACATTATCAGGTGTAACACCTCTCTCAAGCATCTCATTAAACAGCTTCTCTGCTCTCACTAAATCCTTACACTTTCTAAACACTTTCAATGTCACATTGTAGAGAACCACTTCCCTCTTAGGTTTGAACATGTGCTGAAAGTACTTTAGAGCAAGTAACGCATTTTCGGGGTTACCATGGTATTAAGAACAACGACAGCATCTTGTTCCAAAACCCCATCACCTAAAGTCTTTAAAATATCAAAAACATCACTTTCACTTAGGCAGACAGAGTTCAAGGACTCAGCTACTTTGACTAAAGAAGTGTACCTGGAATCGTAGGACTTGTTCCTAAGATGAGAAGCCCTGGGGCTGCTGGGATTGACCCAAACATAGCTTTTGGAGGAAGACTCGGAATTTCCATCGGGGTTTTCAGTTTTTGGGGTTTCTTGTAAAGAAACATGGTTTATTTGGAGAGAAATTGTGGAGTGAAGAGTAGGGAAGGTGAGATTGAAGGTGTGAGTATCAGAGGTGGTTGGCCTGAGCTTTCTAGAGGAGGAGAGAGAGTGAGAGAGAAAGAGAGACGAGGGTGTGGAGGATACATGATAAGCCATTGTTTCCCTCTTTGTTTTGCGTCTGTGACTATCAGGACCGAAGAGAGAGATGAGGTTTAATGGTCTCTGGTGTGGTGAGGGTACATGGTTCGTTATGGTGTTTCCTGCTTCTCCACCGTTGGATATATGGGATCGGCGTATGATTTTAGTTTATATTTGTTTTTTTTTTTCGTTTTAAATGGTGGATCTCGCAGCCCACAAAGGGCCGCCACACGTGGACCGCCTAGCCCTGTTTTGTCTCCGCCTAGCCCATAGAAATTATTTTTTCTTTTGTATTTTCTTTTTCTTTTTTTTAAATCATGGACCCCGTATTCTGTTAAGGCCCGCTACACGTGGACCGCCTAGCGCCATATGGTCTCAGCCTAGCCCATATAAATTACTTTTCTTTT from Fragaria vesca subsp. vesca linkage group LG3, FraVesHawaii_1.0, whole genome shotgun sequence harbors:
- the LOC101299271 gene encoding pentatricopeptide repeat-containing protein At4g16390, chloroplastic-like → MFKPKREVVLYNVTLKVFRKCKDLVRAEKLFNEMLERGVTPDNVTFSTMISCARMCYLPDKAVEWFEKMPSYGCSPDDVTYSAMIDAYGRAGNVDKAFSLYDCARTEKWRIDPVTFATLIKIHGQSGNYDGCLKVYEEMKAIWVKPNMVIYNTLLDSMGRAKRPWQAKKIYREMISKGSLPRR